The DNA region CGGTTCGGCCGGTTTCTTTCCGATGAAAGAGGGAATCCCTGCCCTGCCCTCCCTTCTGGGAGCTTCCGGTTACTTTACCGGGAATATACACAAGACGGGGCATATGCAGCCGGAGGAATCGTTCAGCTGGGCATTCGAAGCCCAGAGATCAGGATCCAGGAATAACGGAAGGGATCCAAAATCGCTAGCAGGTGCATTGCGTAAAGTCATTGAACTCGCCGGGGATCAGGAAAAGCCTTTTTTCATGGTCGTCAATTCAGGTGATCCGCATCGCCCCTTTTACGGAGACCCCAAAGGTTCACGCCCAAATGAAGTGAAACCTTCTAGGATTTATGGATCGGAAGAGGTAAGCATACCACCCTCCCTGTCTGATCTTCCTGGCATACGGACTGACCTTGCAAGATATGCCTCTTCCGTGCGGCGGCTTGATGACGCTGTGGGGGAATGCCTGAAGGTTCTTGAGGAGAAGCAGAAGGCTTCTTCAACCCTGGTAATTTTTACCTCTGATCACGGAATGCCATTGCCTTTCGGCAAATTCGACGCCTACATGGAAAGTAATCACACGCCCCTGATATTCCGTTGGCCAGAACGTATTCCGACCCCGGCTGTGGACAGTGACCATCTGGTCTCCCTAGTAGACCTTACCCCTACCGTGCTGGAATTGGCGGGTCTGCCTGTCCCCGCTAACCTGGACGGAAAATCTCTGGTCCCTATCCTTGAGAGTCACCCTCCTGAAACCTGGCGCAAGGCCATTGTCTTTTTGAGAAATCAGGACATCAATTACGGTTTGGGTAGAAAATATAGAGACAATCCCGATCTAATTAGGACCCTCGAGGCACAAGGTTGGCAACCCCGCCCTGATCATCACACGCGTGGCACCTATTCCCGCGATAAGGAGATAAGATGTTACTACAGCGGACAGTATGGGTACATCTACAATAAGTGCTACCAGGAAAACGGATTGGAGACAGGTCCACTCGGGGTGATCGTTCCCTATCCCGATGCATCCATGAATGCCATGAAAATGGCCTCAGCGGAAAGTGTGTCCATGAAAGAGCGGTATGAGCTCTATTTACTTCGGGCACCTGAAGAGCTGTATGACTGGTCTTCCGATCCAGGAAGCTGGCATAATCTTGCCGGGAATCCAGAGTATTCACGTTTATTGATTGCTGCAAGGAAGGGGCTCCTTGAATGGATGAAATCATCGAATGACCCCCTGGCCGAAGTTTACGAGAACTTTGTGGACTCTCAATAGGCTTACACGTTCAATCACAAATATGGATCTCGCGATAACACCAGCCATGAAAAATCTTCTGAAATCAATTCTTGCACAGGCATGCATCGCCCTGATCTCTGCCTACGGTGCGGGTGTCAAATATGAACTTACGGTACACGGAGCTGAACTCACGATACACGGAGCAGATGGAACGGGAACCTATCCTCAGGGAAAAGAAGTACCCTTGATTCTGAATAATACCCCCGAAGGCAGGGAGTTCATGACGTGGAGTGGTGGTGGTGGATATGTGCGTGATGTCTATTCCTCGAAAACGAGTGTTCTGATTCCCGCAAGAGATTTATGCATCAAAGCTATCTATCGCGATGAGGAAAGTTGCGGCATTTCCGACCTTGACCAGATCCGGCAAGAAGTGCGGTCCTCCGCAACGACCGAATCCAATGTCCGCTCCCGTCATGCAGCCCTTCGCCGTTGGTGGCGTCTATTATGGAGACAGGGATATGATATGCGCGTTTTCGACACAAGCTCCTGGACACTGCTGTCGAGTGGGGAAAGTACCCCGCAAATGATCCAGGCAATCGATCGGGGTTTTGCGATCCTGGAACACCTGTTCGCAAACCCGGTTCTTATCGCTGAGGTGACAGGTGCTGCAGATGTAGTTGACCAGGATGCTCAAAGCGAAAGCGGGCTGAGGCGTACCAACTGGCCCTTCTACCATGGTGTGGATGGGGCCCAAACTGGGTATTCACCTGATATAGGCCCTTCAAATGGAAAGCTAGCGTGGCGTTTCCCCAAACTAAACCAGGTTCCCCCGTCGCCGCCCATACTCCGTGACGGCAGGGTAACCATTTCGACGCTTAACTACTGTTTCGACGAGTTGACTGGAGAAAGGATTGATGCCAAACGAACCCAAATCGATGCCAGTTCATCCGGAGAACAGAAGGTGAAGGCCAAGAACTATGGCGACAGAATTGCTCTGTTCGAAGATGGGAAAATCCTCTGGGAACAGAATCTCGGGACAGAACTCAGGGGGGAGCCCACAGTCTATTCCGAAAGGCTATATGCAGGCAACAGCAAGGGTGAACTATTTGCTCTCGATAGAAGAGACGGAAATGTACTGTGGTCGTACGAGACGGATGAGAAAACAGAAGCGGCATACCAGTATTACTCCGCCCCTGCTGAATCCGGAGATCGGCTTTACGTCGGTGGAGCCGGGTCAATGGTGTATTGCCTCGATGCTGTTAAAGGTCGTCTTCTTTGGAAGCATAAGGTAAGCGATTGGATACGTTCAAAACCGCTGGTACTAGGGGATTTGGTTTATGTTGCCACATTAGACGGATATCTATATGGTTTGCGTGACGGTGGTAGCCAGGCCAAAGAAATAAGAAAAGTGAAAGTGAACGAACATGGATTCACCACGGACCTGGCGGGAAGTGATAAGGGAATATTGGCCGCCGGAAAAGATATGATCCTGTATTCCGTCTTTCCCGACACCTTTTTCCTGAACTGGAAACATGGGATCGTTGATGGTGCCTGGGTCGATGGCAATTTCTATCGGATCAAATTGGAGGGAGGACCACCATCGCTGACAGTCGCCGACGGGATTGTTTACTGTGGGGGAAAGGATCAATTTGTTCACGCGTTGAATGCAGAAACCGGAAGGGAGATCTGGAGGTTTGAGACCGGTGGCAAACTTGGAGCAGCCGTAACCGTGGTAGAAAACATGGTGGTTTTTGGCGTTTACGGTGGGAAGGGGGTGTATTACGCCCTCGATAAAGACACAGGCAACCAAATATGGAAGACGGAGGAATACGGCAATGTCTGGGTAGGAGCACAGTATAACGCAGGGAAGTTGTTTTTCGGGAATATGCACGGAATGATGTACGGGGCCGATGCAGCAAGCGGAAAAATGATCTGGTCATTCGACACAGCAAAAGATACCGGGAAAGAGAACTGGCGGAATATGAACAAGAGGGGGCATGGCTGGCCTCCGGGAATTTATCCCGTTCCTGTTGCGGATGCCAACAAGGTCTATACCGGTTCCTGGTCGGGCTATTACTTCGCCTTTGACCAGGAAACAGGGGAAATGGTATGGCGGACCCAGACGAACAATGGCAATCTGAACGGAGGACTCCCCGACTCTGCGGCTCCTGTTCTCTGGGGCAATCATGTCTACGTACAAAAGACAGGCAACATTCTCGCTGCACTGAATCGTGAAACCGGAACGATAGAATGGGAATGGACGGCTCCCAAAGGATATGGTCAGAATGGCACGGTCGCAGCCCATGATAATAAGATATTCGGCACCTACTTTGATGGCGGTCGCGCGTTCCCGATTAATGCTACGGTCATTGCTTTCGACGACGTGGCGCAAGGATCAGCCGAACTATGGCGTTATAGAGGCGGGGGCGGACTGACAGCCCCGGTCATCACCGATGGCAAACTCATTAATGTATCCTCAGCCGATCCCTTTATGGTCTGCCTTGACCCAGACGACGGCTCCGTAATCTGGCGGATATTCACGGGTGGCGTGATGCTGGAAGGTGTCCCAGCCATTTACGGAAACAAGGTGTATGCTCATTTCGATACCGATTGGATCTATGCAATCGAGTAGTTGTATGACGATTCACTGTTGGGAGTGAACTATGAATGGTTTTGTGAAAATACTTAGATTTGTTACGTTGTCTCTACTGATATTCTCTTGTGAAGTTGTTGCGCAAGATTCAATAAGTCCCAATCGCAACTATTTTAAACTATATGTTCTCAATGAGAAAAACGAAGTTCTTCTTGTAGAATATAGGAGTGTTTGGGAACCCATCGGAGGTGGATACAATAGCAGTTTGAACATGGAAGATTATGTGAGGAAACTTGCTATGACGGCAAATGTCAAGGCGACGGAAATACGTTTGCGCGGACTTTTTAGTGTCTTCTATAACAAGAGCGATCAACCTATCGTTTATCATTACTATACAGTTCGATATACGTCAGGAGAGATCAAAACTCCCGAAGATTGCACGGGAGTGAAATGGGTCAACCTCGATGAGGCTGGAAAGATAATGGGGTATGAAGAAATGGTAGAGATATACGCGAAAGTTCTTGAGAATCGCAATTTGTGGGGTGGGACTTATCGAATCACTAAAGACAATGCAAAGGAGACGCGTGAGGTTGAAAAACTCGTGGATTTTTTCAAACTCAATTAGCTGGGCAGCGCCAATTTGGAGCGGAAACGTTGCAAATACAAGCACGACAAGCAAACGCGTTCAGTCCGTTCAGGTTGTGGTCGAACGCTTGGTCTTGGCTTCGAGTGTGTCTCACGCTGGCGGCTGGTACATACAGAGCGGATCTTCGGCCAGTGGATCGCCGGTCGCCGCGTAGGCGCGTCCGCGTGAGCCACCACACAAGTCCTTCAAGTCACAGGCACCACAGCGGCCGCCGAAGGCCGATGTGTCGCGCAGACTGGTGAACAGTTCCGAGTCTCGATAGATGGTGAGCGGGTCGCTCTCGCGGACCGATCCTGCACTGAGCGGCAAAAAGCCAGAGGGCATGATGTCGCCTCGGTAGGAAATGAACATGATGCCGTTGCCATCTCGCATCCCCGCGCCGGGCACACGTGGCGGACCGGCGCCGCCCTGCCGCTTCGCAAGCACGCGGCGGTACTGGGGCGCTTCCGTGGTCGCGATCATAAAGTTCGACTTTTGACCCATCTCGATCAGCCACTGGAACAATTCCTCGGCCTGTTCGGGCTCGATTTGTCGGAGCAACTCACCGCGCCCCGTGGTCACCAAGAAAAACAGGCTCCAGCGTTTGGGTTTCATTTGGCCGACGCGCTCGTGAATCGCGGGCATGTCGCTGAGCGTATCCGCCGTGACCAGCGTGTTGACCTGCATGGGGATCTTCGCCTCGGCGATATGCTCGGCTGCCTCCAGCGTCCGATCGAAGCAGCCAGGAATACCACGTAGATCGTCGTGGCGTGTTGCGTCGGAGCCGTCGAGACTGAGCGACATGGCGCCCACGCCGTGCTCCTTCAGCTGAAACACGGCCTCGCGGGTCAGCTTCGGTGTCACGCTCGGCGCCACGTCAACGTGAAGCTTCAAAGACTTCGCATAGTCCATGATTTCGAAGAAATCGGGACGCTCCAGCGGATCGCCTCCGGTCAGCACCACCACCGGCATCGGCTTGGCCTCAGCCAGGGCACGCAGCACGGTGAAGGCTTCGTCCTTGGTAAGCTCGTCCGGAAGGCGCTCTTTGATTGCCTCTGCCCGGCAGTGCTTGCAGGCAAGCCCGCAAGCCCGCGTCAGCTCCCAATACACACGGCGCGGACTCTTGGTGTATCGGTAGCCCGGCTCGGGTGCAAAGGCAGCGTGGGGGTGTTGATGCGGATGAGGCATGAGCTCTTCCAATAGGGTTTTCAATGAATAGTCCACGCGGCTGATAGCGACTTAAATACTGCGTGGTGTCTGATTCTTCTAGAGATCAGACACACATTCTAGCCGCCGGGCCAGATTTTTGCACTGCGGTGGGGAACGCTGCCCCATGCGAAAATCCCGCTGGCGAGGCACAGAGCTTGGTATCAATCTCCCATTCTCCCCGGCTCTCCAAATACGTCGTCTGGATTTT from Novipirellula artificiosorum includes:
- a CDS encoding NUDIX hydrolase; translated protein: MNGFVKILRFVTLSLLIFSCEVVAQDSISPNRNYFKLYVLNEKNEVLLVEYRSVWEPIGGGYNSSLNMEDYVRKLAMTANVKATEIRLRGLFSVFYNKSDQPIVYHYYTVRYTSGEIKTPEDCTGVKWVNLDEAGKIMGYEEMVEIYAKVLENRNLWGGTYRITKDNAKETREVEKLVDFFKLN
- a CDS encoding sulfatase family protein translates to MKLSKFSTLTLLFVLPVMLVSSCARGEAARPNILLITADDMSYSSPGFAGGVAPGVSPNIDRLASEGFSFERAFATVAVCQPSRQSMLSGRYPHNYGSAGFFPMKEGIPALPSLLGASGYFTGNIHKTGHMQPEESFSWAFEAQRSGSRNNGRDPKSLAGALRKVIELAGDQEKPFFMVVNSGDPHRPFYGDPKGSRPNEVKPSRIYGSEEVSIPPSLSDLPGIRTDLARYASSVRRLDDAVGECLKVLEEKQKASSTLVIFTSDHGMPLPFGKFDAYMESNHTPLIFRWPERIPTPAVDSDHLVSLVDLTPTVLELAGLPVPANLDGKSLVPILESHPPETWRKAIVFLRNQDINYGLGRKYRDNPDLIRTLEAQGWQPRPDHHTRGTYSRDKEIRCYYSGQYGYIYNKCYQENGLETGPLGVIVPYPDASMNAMKMASAESVSMKERYELYLLRAPEELYDWSSDPGSWHNLAGNPEYSRLLIAARKGLLEWMKSSNDPLAEVYENFVDSQ
- a CDS encoding outer membrane protein assembly factor BamB family protein; translated protein: MKNLLKSILAQACIALISAYGAGVKYELTVHGAELTIHGADGTGTYPQGKEVPLILNNTPEGREFMTWSGGGGYVRDVYSSKTSVLIPARDLCIKAIYRDEESCGISDLDQIRQEVRSSATTESNVRSRHAALRRWWRLLWRQGYDMRVFDTSSWTLLSSGESTPQMIQAIDRGFAILEHLFANPVLIAEVTGAADVVDQDAQSESGLRRTNWPFYHGVDGAQTGYSPDIGPSNGKLAWRFPKLNQVPPSPPILRDGRVTISTLNYCFDELTGERIDAKRTQIDASSSGEQKVKAKNYGDRIALFEDGKILWEQNLGTELRGEPTVYSERLYAGNSKGELFALDRRDGNVLWSYETDEKTEAAYQYYSAPAESGDRLYVGGAGSMVYCLDAVKGRLLWKHKVSDWIRSKPLVLGDLVYVATLDGYLYGLRDGGSQAKEIRKVKVNEHGFTTDLAGSDKGILAAGKDMILYSVFPDTFFLNWKHGIVDGAWVDGNFYRIKLEGGPPSLTVADGIVYCGGKDQFVHALNAETGREIWRFETGGKLGAAVTVVENMVVFGVYGGKGVYYALDKDTGNQIWKTEEYGNVWVGAQYNAGKLFFGNMHGMMYGADAASGKMIWSFDTAKDTGKENWRNMNKRGHGWPPGIYPVPVADANKVYTGSWSGYYFAFDQETGEMVWRTQTNNGNLNGGLPDSAAPVLWGNHVYVQKTGNILAALNRETGTIEWEWTAPKGYGQNGTVAAHDNKIFGTYFDGGRAFPINATVIAFDDVAQGSAELWRYRGGGGLTAPVITDGKLINVSSADPFMVCLDPDDGSVIWRIFTGGVMLEGVPAIYGNKVYAHFDTDWIYAIE
- a CDS encoding radical SAM protein, producing MPHPHQHPHAAFAPEPGYRYTKSPRRVYWELTRACGLACKHCRAEAIKERLPDELTKDEAFTVLRALAEAKPMPVVVLTGGDPLERPDFFEIMDYAKSLKLHVDVAPSVTPKLTREAVFQLKEHGVGAMSLSLDGSDATRHDDLRGIPGCFDRTLEAAEHIAEAKIPMQVNTLVTADTLSDMPAIHERVGQMKPKRWSLFFLVTTGRGELLRQIEPEQAEELFQWLIEMGQKSNFMIATTEAPQYRRVLAKRQGGAGPPRVPGAGMRDGNGIMFISYRGDIMPSGFLPLSAGSVRESDPLTIYRDSELFTSLRDTSAFGGRCGACDLKDLCGGSRGRAYAATGDPLAEDPLCMYQPPA